In Raphanus sativus cultivar WK10039 chromosome 5, ASM80110v3, whole genome shotgun sequence, the following proteins share a genomic window:
- the LOC108830260 gene encoding UPF0426 protein At1g28150, chloroplastic, giving the protein MGLVLISSCPAPSSLVLVSRLHQFSAGIKNSAISLNHQVSPTRKPLVAKPCCFNLPQEPILSEALKEPIAFVGGVFAGLLRLDLNDEPLKEWVTRTVKASGITDEDIGGYGMASNEEESPQQIEIE; this is encoded by the exons aTGGGTCTCGTCCTAATTTCTTCTTGTCCCGCACCGTCCTCCCTCGTCCTCGTCTCTCGGCTTCACCAG TTCTCTGCCGGAATAAAAAACAGTGCAATTTCGCTCAATCATCAAGTTTCTCCTACCCGTAAACCCTTAGTTGCGAAACCATGTTGTTTCAATCTTCCTCAAGAACCTATCCTCTCGGAGGCTCTCAAG GAGCCAATTGCATTTGTGGGTGGGGTGTTTGCTGGACTACTTAGACTGGATCTAAATGATGAACCGCTCAAGGAATGGGTGACGCGAACTGTTAAAGCTTCTGGTATTACAGACGAGGATATTGGTGGATATGGGATGGCATCTAATGAAGAAGAATCTCCTCAACAGATTGAGATTGAATGA